One part of the Paraburkholderia flagellata genome encodes these proteins:
- the cysT gene encoding sulfate ABC transporter permease subunit CysT, which yields MTTLRLRKPSALPGFGLTLGITVAYLSLVVLIPLAATFLKTATLDWSQFVRAVWSPRVIASYRLTFTAALGGALINAVFGFLLAWVLVRYTFPFKRVIDALVDLPFALPTSVAGISLAAVYAGNGWIGQFLQPLGLKIAFTPLGVLVALTFIGLPFVVRTVQPVLEDFEREQEEAAACLGASRWLTFRRVVLPAVLPALLTGFALAFARALGEYGSVIFIAGNVPMKSEITSLLIITKLEQYDYAGATALAVMMLCVSFVMLLLINSLQWYLQRRTSRGVSAGSAPNAVVGATVAGGAQ from the coding sequence ATGACAACGTTACGATTGCGCAAGCCTAGCGCGCTGCCTGGCTTCGGCTTGACGCTCGGCATCACGGTGGCTTACCTGAGCCTCGTGGTGCTCATTCCGCTTGCCGCCACTTTCCTCAAGACGGCGACGCTCGACTGGAGCCAGTTCGTGCGCGCCGTGTGGTCGCCGCGCGTGATCGCGTCGTACCGTCTCACGTTCACGGCCGCGCTTGGCGGGGCGCTCATCAACGCGGTGTTCGGCTTCCTGCTCGCGTGGGTGCTCGTGCGCTATACATTCCCGTTCAAACGGGTCATCGATGCGCTCGTCGATCTGCCGTTCGCGCTGCCGACTTCCGTCGCGGGCATTTCGCTCGCTGCCGTGTATGCGGGCAATGGCTGGATCGGCCAGTTCCTGCAGCCGCTTGGTCTGAAGATCGCGTTCACGCCGCTTGGCGTGCTCGTCGCGCTGACTTTCATCGGCTTGCCGTTCGTCGTGCGCACCGTGCAACCGGTGCTCGAAGACTTCGAGCGCGAGCAGGAGGAGGCCGCCGCGTGCCTTGGCGCCTCGCGCTGGCTCACGTTCCGCCGCGTCGTGCTGCCCGCGGTGCTGCCGGCGCTGCTCACCGGCTTCGCGCTCGCGTTCGCGCGTGCGCTGGGCGAGTATGGCTCGGTCATCTTCATCGCCGGCAACGTGCCGATGAAATCGGAAATCACGTCGCTCCTCATCATCACGAAGCTCGAACAATACGATTACGCGGGCGCAACGGCGCTAGCGGTGATGATGCTCTGCGTCTCGTTCGTCATGCTGCTTCTCATCAATTCGCTGCAGTGGTATTTGCAACGCCGTACGAGCCGGGGCGTCTCGGCCGGCAGCGCGCCGAATGCTGTTGTGGGCGCAACGGTCGCGGGAGGTGCGCAATGA
- a CDS encoding sulfate ABC transporter substrate-binding protein has protein sequence MGTTNTGRAGWLKTLAAKLVIGVAPLVGVTAMAPVAAHADTSLLNVSYDPTRELYQDINEAFIKQWKAKTGETLTIKQSHGGSGAQARSVLDGLQADVVTLALAWDIDALANKGIVAKDWQKRLPDNASPYTSTIVFLVRKGNPKHIKDWDDLAKPGVSIVTPNPKTSGGARWNYLAAWAYALHQPGGNEQKAKDFVSKLYKNAGVLDSGARGATTSFVQRGIGDVLIAWENEAFLSLKEFGPDKFEIVVPSVSILAEPPVAVVDKVVEKKGTRKEAEAYLQFLYSEEGQEIAAKNFYRPRSDKVPAALTAKFPKLKLYTVDDTFGGWTNAQKTHFADGGVFDSIYQPQ, from the coding sequence ATGGGCACGACAAATACGGGGCGCGCGGGCTGGCTGAAAACACTGGCGGCAAAACTGGTTATCGGCGTTGCGCCGCTCGTCGGGGTCACGGCGATGGCACCCGTGGCCGCTCACGCGGATACGTCGCTGCTCAACGTCTCCTACGATCCGACGCGCGAACTGTACCAGGACATCAATGAAGCCTTCATCAAGCAGTGGAAGGCGAAGACGGGCGAGACGCTCACCATCAAGCAGTCGCATGGCGGCTCGGGTGCGCAGGCGCGCTCGGTGCTCGACGGCCTGCAGGCCGACGTCGTGACGCTCGCGCTGGCATGGGACATCGACGCGCTCGCCAACAAGGGCATCGTGGCGAAGGACTGGCAAAAGCGCCTGCCCGACAACGCCTCGCCGTACACGTCGACCATCGTGTTTCTCGTGCGCAAGGGCAATCCGAAGCACATCAAGGACTGGGACGATCTGGCGAAGCCGGGCGTCTCGATCGTCACGCCGAATCCGAAGACCTCCGGCGGCGCGCGCTGGAACTATCTCGCGGCATGGGCGTATGCGCTGCACCAGCCGGGCGGCAACGAGCAGAAGGCGAAGGACTTCGTCTCGAAGCTCTACAAGAACGCGGGCGTGCTCGACTCGGGCGCGCGAGGCGCCACGACGAGCTTTGTGCAGCGCGGTATCGGCGATGTGCTGATCGCATGGGAGAACGAAGCATTCCTTTCGCTGAAGGAATTCGGGCCGGACAAGTTCGAGATCGTCGTGCCTTCGGTGAGCATTCTGGCCGAACCGCCGGTTGCGGTGGTGGACAAGGTCGTCGAGAAGAAAGGCACGCGCAAGGAGGCCGAGGCCTACCTGCAGTTCCTATATAGCGAAGAGGGCCAGGAGATCGCCGCGAAGAACTTCTACCGTCCGCGTTCGGACAAGGTCCCGGCGGCGCTCACGGCGAAGTTTCCGAAGCTGAAGCTCTATACGGTCGACGACACGTTCGGCGGCTGGACCAACGCGCAGAAGACGCATTTTGCCGATGGCGGCGTGTTCGATTCGATCTATCAGCCGCAGTAA
- the lexA gene encoding transcriptional repressor LexA has product MTKLTARQQQVFDLVRRAIERTGFPPTRAEIAAELGFSSANSAEEHLRALARKGVIELAAGASRGIRLVPGPDDLPHQFTLPHPSIMQLSLPLVGRVAAGSPILAQEHISQNYMCDPALFSSRPDYLLKVRGLSMRDAGILDGDLLAVQKKAEAKDGQIIVARLGDDVTVKRLKRRPNGLELIAENPDYDNIFVEAGSAEFALEGIAVGLIRPTEF; this is encoded by the coding sequence ATGACCAAACTCACCGCACGACAGCAGCAGGTTTTCGATCTGGTTCGCCGGGCCATCGAGCGCACGGGCTTTCCGCCCACGCGCGCCGAGATCGCCGCGGAACTCGGCTTCAGCTCGGCCAACTCCGCGGAGGAGCATCTGCGCGCGCTGGCACGCAAGGGCGTGATCGAACTGGCTGCGGGCGCCTCGCGCGGCATCCGCCTCGTGCCGGGGCCCGACGACCTGCCGCACCAGTTCACGCTCCCGCACCCGAGCATCATGCAGCTCTCGCTGCCGCTCGTTGGCCGCGTGGCAGCGGGTAGCCCGATCCTTGCGCAGGAGCACATCTCGCAGAACTACATGTGCGACCCGGCGCTCTTCTCGAGCCGCCCCGACTATCTGCTGAAGGTGCGCGGCCTTTCCATGCGCGACGCCGGCATTCTCGACGGCGACCTCCTCGCCGTGCAGAAAAAGGCCGAAGCGAAAGACGGGCAAATCATCGTGGCGCGCCTTGGCGACGACGTCACCGTGAAGCGCCTGAAGCGCCGTCCAAATGGGCTCGAACTGATCGCCGAGAACCCCGACTACGACAATATTTTTGTCGAGGCCGGCAGCGCGGAATTCGCGCTGGAGGGCATCGCTGTCGGCCTGATCCGCCCCACCGAATTCTAA
- a CDS encoding DUF2939 domain-containing protein — MTESLSTPRKTQGWKKPVAITVAVAMIVAALGYAYASPYIAVKHMKAAADARDAATLNEYVDYPALRLSLKQQVGEMLQRRVEGQHSSNPLLILGAVIGAALISPLVDAYATPEGVAALLNGMPPTGKPGDRPHAPPPAESGAQPAESTQSAPAAATPAPAASNNPAPEVRPVTTAGYRGLNEFALTWDRGSTGEHYAAILQRHGLFSWKLSAVELNEGNVSN; from the coding sequence ATGACGGAATCTCTCTCGACCCCACGTAAGACCCAAGGCTGGAAGAAGCCCGTTGCGATCACCGTTGCGGTCGCCATGATTGTTGCCGCGCTTGGCTACGCCTATGCGTCGCCCTATATCGCGGTGAAACACATGAAAGCCGCAGCGGACGCCCGCGACGCCGCCACGCTCAACGAGTACGTCGATTATCCTGCGCTGCGTTTGAGCCTCAAGCAGCAGGTTGGCGAGATGCTGCAGCGGCGCGTCGAGGGGCAGCACAGCAGCAATCCGCTGCTGATCCTCGGCGCCGTGATTGGTGCGGCACTGATCAGTCCGCTCGTGGATGCCTACGCAACACCGGAAGGCGTGGCTGCGCTGCTGAACGGCATGCCGCCGACGGGCAAGCCTGGCGACCGGCCGCACGCGCCGCCGCCAGCGGAATCCGGCGCACAACCAGCAGAATCCACACAATCGGCACCGGCCGCCGCGACACCGGCCCCAGCAGCCTCGAACAATCCCGCGCCCGAGGTTCGGCCTGTTACCACGGCCGGCTATCGCGGCCTCAATGAATTCGCGCTCACGTGGGACCGCGGCAGTACGGGCGAGCACTATGCCGCCATCCTGCAGCGTCACGGGCTCTTCTCGTGGAAGCTTTCAGCGGTCGAGCTAAACGAAGGAAACGTCTCGAACTGA
- a CDS encoding universal stress protein, with protein MASYKKILLCYDGSREGRKALRCGADLALDLQAETHLLSVVDMRSTIAQSAGLLTDVACGRFEETAREILQEGVDWLTERGVRAQGHFAFGHPIDEIANLAHELNADLVVVGHRCRTGLSRWWMGAGNTPLLDRVSCSILVACSSAAEDKQQQAAA; from the coding sequence ATGGCGAGCTACAAAAAAATTCTGCTCTGTTACGACGGCTCGCGCGAAGGCCGCAAGGCACTGCGTTGTGGCGCCGATCTTGCGCTTGATCTGCAGGCGGAAACGCATCTGCTCTCGGTTGTCGACATGCGTTCGACGATCGCCCAGAGCGCGGGCCTGCTGACCGATGTGGCCTGCGGCCGCTTCGAGGAAACGGCGCGCGAAATCCTTCAGGAAGGCGTGGACTGGCTAACCGAGCGCGGCGTGCGCGCCCAGGGGCACTTCGCGTTCGGGCATCCGATCGACGAAATCGCCAATCTGGCCCACGAACTGAATGCCGACCTCGTGGTGGTGGGGCATCGCTGCCGCACGGGGCTTTCGCGCTGGTGGATGGGCGCGGGCAACACGCCGCTGCTCGACCGCGTGTCGTGCAGCATTCTCGTGGCGTGTTCGTCGGCGGCTGAGGATAAACAGCAGCAAGCCGCCGCTTAG
- the nodI gene encoding nodulation factor ABC transporter ATP-binding protein NodI yields MPAPAIEFEQVIKHYGDRTVVNGLSFNVLPGECFGLLGPNGAGKTTTLRMLLGIVSPDAGRISLCGEPVPARARHARQRVGVVPQFDNLDPDFTVRENLLVFGRYFGLSARETRELIAPLLEFARLESKADARVGELSGGMRRRLTLARALVNDPDVLVMDEPTTGLDPQARHLIWERLRSLLARGKTILLTTHFMEEAERLCNRVCVIEEGRKIAEGAPKALIESEIGCDVIEVYGPDPVSLRDELAADAKRTEISGETLFCYVDDPAPVHAKLRHRSDLRYLHRPANLEDVFLRLTGREMQD; encoded by the coding sequence ATGCCCGCACCCGCCATCGAATTCGAGCAGGTCATCAAACATTACGGAGACAGGACGGTCGTCAATGGCCTGTCGTTCAACGTCCTCCCCGGTGAGTGCTTCGGGCTGCTCGGCCCGAATGGCGCCGGGAAAACCACGACGCTGCGCATGCTGCTCGGCATCGTTTCGCCCGATGCCGGTCGCATCAGCCTGTGCGGCGAGCCGGTGCCGGCACGCGCGCGTCACGCGCGTCAGCGCGTGGGCGTGGTTCCGCAATTCGACAATCTCGACCCCGACTTCACCGTGCGCGAGAACCTGCTCGTGTTCGGCCGTTACTTCGGCTTGTCCGCGCGCGAAACGCGCGAACTCATTGCGCCGCTGCTCGAATTCGCGCGCCTCGAAAGCAAGGCCGACGCGCGCGTGGGGGAACTCTCGGGCGGCATGCGCCGTCGTCTCACGCTGGCGCGCGCGCTCGTGAACGACCCCGACGTGCTCGTGATGGACGAGCCCACGACAGGCCTCGACCCGCAGGCGCGGCATCTGATCTGGGAGCGACTGCGCTCGCTGCTCGCGCGGGGCAAGACGATTCTCCTCACCACGCATTTCATGGAGGAGGCCGAACGACTTTGCAATCGCGTCTGCGTGATCGAGGAAGGCCGCAAGATCGCCGAGGGTGCGCCCAAGGCGCTGATCGAATCGGAGATCGGCTGCGATGTAATCGAAGTGTACGGCCCAGACCCGGTCTCGCTGCGCGACGAACTCGCCGCCGATGCGAAGCGCACGGAAATCAGCGGCGAGACGCTATTCTGCTATGTCGATGACCCCGCGCCCGTGCATGCGAAGCTGCGCCATCGGTCCGATCTACGCTATCTGCACCGGCCCGCGAATCTCGAAGATGTGTTCCTGCGGCTCACAGGCCGCGAGATGCAAGACTAA
- a CDS encoding ABC transporter permease gives MQTRTNNPTPSRPAHAPMREPRAALPSNGTHWIAVWRRNYLVWRKLALASMFGNLADPMIYLFGLGFGLGLMVGHVDGVSYIAFLAAGTVSSSVMMSASFESMYSGFSRMHVQRTWEAIMHTPLTLGDVVLGEVMWAASKSILSGAAIMVVAGLLGYASFPSMLLALPVIALAGLAFASCAMIVTALAPSYDFFMFYQTLVLTPMLLLSGVFFPISQLPAAAQHITLMLPLAHAVALIRPAMLDRPVEQAGLHLLVLAIYVVVPFAIASVLFRRRMMR, from the coding sequence ATGCAGACACGCACCAACAACCCGACGCCCTCACGCCCCGCCCATGCGCCCATGCGCGAGCCGCGCGCAGCGCTGCCTTCGAACGGCACGCACTGGATAGCCGTGTGGCGGCGCAATTATCTGGTCTGGCGCAAGCTCGCCCTCGCGTCGATGTTCGGCAATCTCGCCGACCCGATGATTTATCTCTTCGGGCTCGGCTTCGGGCTCGGGCTGATGGTTGGGCACGTCGACGGCGTCTCGTACATCGCGTTTCTCGCGGCGGGCACGGTGTCGTCCTCGGTGATGATGTCGGCGAGCTTCGAGTCGATGTACTCGGGCTTCTCGCGCATGCACGTGCAGCGCACGTGGGAAGCGATCATGCACACGCCGCTCACGCTTGGCGACGTCGTGCTTGGCGAGGTGATGTGGGCCGCGAGCAAGTCGATACTCTCTGGCGCGGCGATCATGGTGGTGGCAGGCCTGCTCGGCTACGCGAGTTTTCCTTCGATGCTGCTCGCGCTGCCCGTGATCGCGCTCGCGGGCCTTGCGTTCGCGAGCTGCGCGATGATCGTCACCGCGCTCGCGCCGTCCTACGACTTCTTCATGTTTTATCAGACGCTCGTGCTCACGCCGATGCTGCTGCTCTCCGGCGTGTTCTTCCCGATCTCGCAACTGCCCGCGGCCGCGCAGCACATCACGCTGATGCTGCCGCTCGCGCACGCCGTCGCGTTGATCCGCCCCGCCATGCTCGACCGGCCTGTCGAGCAGGCCGGCCTGCATCTGCTGGTGCTCGCGATCTACGTGGTGGTGCCGTTCGCGATCGCTTCGGTACTGTTTCGCCGGCGCATGATGCGTTAG
- a CDS encoding permease codes for MTSARPAQSPPPYGWPIFILLAVAGLFYVKWFPYYHRAFTAEETHSIGKSILMGGEATAPDPSFSAALNYAFAYGKAIWQAMVLGLLLGSGVQALLPVQWVARVLGRRGFGSVAAGGLLAVPGMMCTCCAAPVVVGLRARNASAGGAIAFWLGNSALNPATLVFMGLVLGWQWSALRLTLGLLMVFGLGWVCNRLVTPEESRAADDRLAHLAQQQAEGGNVFVRWARIFARMAVRLVPEYIVLVLLLGAARAWLFPHIGPEVTSSLGWIVTFAVVGMLFVIPTAGEVPIIQAMLALGMGVGPAGALLMTLPPVSVPSFAMLAGSFRPRMLAVVGSTVVLFGIAAGLAAVVLGF; via the coding sequence ATGACGAGCGCACGTCCAGCGCAATCGCCTCCGCCCTATGGCTGGCCCATTTTTATTCTGCTGGCGGTGGCCGGCCTCTTCTACGTGAAGTGGTTCCCGTACTATCACCGCGCATTCACCGCCGAGGAAACACACTCCATCGGCAAATCGATCCTGATGGGAGGCGAGGCCACAGCCCCGGATCCTTCGTTCTCCGCCGCGCTCAATTACGCCTTCGCCTACGGCAAGGCGATCTGGCAGGCCATGGTGCTCGGTCTTCTGCTCGGCTCGGGCGTACAGGCGCTCCTGCCCGTGCAATGGGTCGCGCGCGTGCTCGGCCGGCGCGGCTTTGGCAGCGTGGCGGCGGGCGGGCTGCTTGCGGTGCCCGGCATGATGTGCACCTGCTGCGCTGCGCCCGTGGTCGTGGGCCTGCGCGCGCGCAATGCGTCGGCAGGCGGCGCGATTGCGTTCTGGCTCGGCAACTCCGCGCTCAATCCCGCCACGCTCGTCTTCATGGGCCTCGTGCTCGGCTGGCAGTGGAGCGCGCTGCGCCTGACGCTGGGCCTGTTGATGGTGTTTGGCCTCGGCTGGGTCTGCAACCGGCTCGTCACGCCCGAGGAGTCGCGTGCGGCTGACGACCGCCTCGCGCATCTCGCCCAGCAACAGGCGGAAGGCGGCAACGTCTTCGTGCGCTGGGCACGTATCTTCGCGCGCATGGCCGTGCGTCTCGTGCCGGAATACATCGTGCTCGTGCTGCTGCTCGGTGCCGCGCGCGCGTGGCTCTTCCCGCATATCGGCCCGGAAGTCACGAGCAGCCTTGGCTGGATCGTCACGTTTGCCGTGGTCGGCATGCTGTTCGTGATCCCCACGGCCGGTGAGGTCCCCATCATCCAGGCGATGCTCGCGCTCGGCATGGGCGTCGGGCCCGCGGGCGCGCTCCTGATGACGCTGCCGCCCGTGAGCGTGCCGTCGTTCGCGATGCTGGCGGGCTCGTTCCGGCCGCGCATGCTCGCCGTCGTGGGCTCGACGGTCGTGCTCTTCGGCATTGCCGCTGGGCTCGCGGCCGTGGTCCTGGGCTTCTAG
- a CDS encoding NADP(H)-dependent aldo-keto reductase — MEYRTLGDTDVKVSLIGLGTMTWGEQNTEREAHEQIDYALDQGVTLIDAAEMYPVPPRPETQGQTERFIGTWLAQHPAARERIVLATKIAGPARQPHNPQHIRGPQNQFDRKNLTEALDGSLKRLQTDYVDLYQLHWPDRSTMTFGRNMYPYLDDAYTVPIEETLSVLADFVKAGKVRHIGVSNETPWGVAQFLRASEKLGLPRIVSIQNPYSLLNRTFESGLSEFAHREGVGLLAYSPLAFGWLSGKYEGGARPEGARITRFERFKRYSKPESVAATTRYVELARAHGYTPAQFALAFVNSRPFLTSNLIGATSLDQLKENIASADVKLTPELLAQIEALHEQQPNPAP; from the coding sequence ATGGAATACCGCACACTCGGCGATACCGACGTCAAGGTGAGCCTGATCGGGCTCGGCACGATGACGTGGGGCGAGCAGAACACGGAACGCGAGGCGCACGAACAGATCGACTACGCGCTCGACCAGGGCGTCACGCTGATCGACGCCGCTGAAATGTACCCCGTGCCGCCGCGCCCGGAGACGCAAGGGCAGACCGAGCGTTTCATCGGGACGTGGCTCGCGCAGCATCCCGCGGCGCGCGAGCGCATCGTGCTCGCCACCAAAATTGCGGGTCCGGCTCGCCAGCCGCACAATCCGCAGCACATTCGCGGGCCGCAGAACCAGTTCGACCGCAAGAATCTGACCGAAGCGCTCGACGGCAGCCTGAAGCGCCTGCAGACCGATTACGTCGATCTGTATCAGTTGCACTGGCCCGACCGCAGCACGATGACGTTCGGCCGCAACATGTATCCGTATCTCGACGATGCGTACACGGTGCCGATCGAGGAAACGCTCAGCGTGCTCGCCGATTTCGTGAAGGCCGGGAAAGTCCGCCATATCGGCGTGTCGAACGAGACGCCGTGGGGCGTCGCCCAGTTCCTGCGCGCCTCCGAAAAGCTCGGGCTGCCGCGCATCGTCAGCATTCAGAATCCGTACAGCCTGCTCAATCGCACGTTCGAAAGCGGCCTGTCCGAATTCGCGCACCGCGAAGGCGTGGGCCTGCTCGCGTATTCGCCGCTCGCGTTCGGCTGGCTTTCGGGCAAGTACGAGGGCGGGGCGCGTCCGGAAGGCGCACGCATCACACGGTTCGAGCGTTTCAAGCGCTACAGCAAGCCGGAATCGGTGGCTGCGACGACGCGTTATGTGGAACTCGCCCGGGCGCATGGCTATACGCCCGCGCAGTTCGCGCTCGCTTTCGTCAACAGCCGGCCGTTCCTCACCAGCAATCTGATCGGCGCGACCTCACTCGACCAGTTGAAGGAAAATATCGCCAGCGCCGACGTCAAGCTCACCCCCGAATTGCTCGCGCAGATCGAAGCGCTGCACGAGCAGCAGCCAAATCCTGCCCCTTAA